The Vannielia litorea genome segment GGAACTCCACGATCGAATTCGTGATCCTCTTCCCCATCTTCATCGTCGTGTTCATGTCCTGCTTCGAGATGGGCATGCTGATGACACGTCAGGTCATGCTGGAGCGCGCGGTCGACCTCTCGGTGCGCGATCTGCGCCTCGGCCACTGGACCCCGCCCACCCACGACGAGCTGAAGCGCACCATCTGCAACCGCGCGGGCATCATCCCCGACTGCATGAACTCCATGCTGATCGAGCTTCAGCCCGTCTCCAAGTCCAGCTGGACCCCGCTGCCCAAGCAGGCCACCTGCAACGACAAGTCGGCGCCGGTGCAGCCGGTCACTGCCTTCAACGGCGGCTCCGAGAACGAGATGATGATCGTGCGCGCCTGCGCGGTCATGAAGCCCTGGTTCACCGCCACCGCCTACGGGCTGCGGCTGCCGCTGATCGACGGTGAAAACTACGCCATCGTGTCGTCCTCGGCCTTCGTCAACGAACCGGGCGCAGGGAGCTGATACCATGACCATGATCCGCATCCTCCACGCCCGCCTGAAGGCCTTTGCCGAAGACGCCCGCGGCTCGCTCTCGGTCGAGGCCGCGCTGATCCTTCCGCTGCTCTGCTGGTTCTACGTCTCGGCCTTCGTCTGGTTCGATGCCTACCGCACCCAGAACGCCAACCTGAAGGCATCCTACACCCTCGCGGACATGCTCTCGCGTGAGACCGACCCGGTGACCGAAACCTATCTGAAGGGGCTGAACAAGGTCTATGACTACCTGACCACCACGCGCCACCCCACCTACCTGCGGGTGACCGTGGTGAAATGCACCAACAACTGCGACGAAGAGAGCCGGACCCTCCAGATCGACTGGTCCTATGCCACCGAGGGGCGGCCCAAGCACACCAACGGCACCATCGCCGGGATGAAAGACAAGATCCCGCTGATGCCGCAGGGTGACACCGTGATCCTGCTGGAGACCTTCATGGCCTACGAGCCGCTCTTCAACGCTGGCATCCCGGCCAAGAGCTTCGAGAACTACATCGTCACACGGCCGCGTTTTGCGCCCCAGCTGCTCTACGCAGGCGCCGGAAGCTGACCGCCGACGCACCGGCTTGGCGCTAATGCATGAGCAAACGGCCGGTTATCCCCGGCCGTTTTGCATTTTTGTCGTATGCATGGAATGTGCATGGGTTGTGCATCAGTTGTGCATCGCCCGTTTCGTGGTTAACGCCCGTCCGGCGTGCCCTCGTCCGGGGATTTCTGCAAAGCCATTTCGGCCATCTCCGCCTCGATGATCTGCCCCATCGCCTTGCCCGCCGCAGGGTGGACAACGCCGCCGATGGCGACCGTCTTGCCGCGCACCCACCACAGGCCCGGACCCCAACCAAACTTCTGTTTTTGCTTCATTTTCAAAACGAACCCGCCCG includes the following:
- a CDS encoding TadE/TadG family type IV pilus assembly protein, producing MQTDRFPRGRLWHLAVRLNRFRKKEDGNSTIEFVILFPIFIVVFMSCFEMGMLMTRQVMLERAVDLSVRDLRLGHWTPPTHDELKRTICNRAGIIPDCMNSMLIELQPVSKSSWTPLPKQATCNDKSAPVQPVTAFNGGSENEMMIVRACAVMKPWFTATAYGLRLPLIDGENYAIVSSSAFVNEPGAGS
- a CDS encoding TadE/TadG family type IV pilus assembly protein gives rise to the protein MTMIRILHARLKAFAEDARGSLSVEAALILPLLCWFYVSAFVWFDAYRTQNANLKASYTLADMLSRETDPVTETYLKGLNKVYDYLTTTRHPTYLRVTVVKCTNNCDEESRTLQIDWSYATEGRPKHTNGTIAGMKDKIPLMPQGDTVILLETFMAYEPLFNAGIPAKSFENYIVTRPRFAPQLLYAGAGS